Proteins encoded within one genomic window of Cellulomonas xiejunii:
- a CDS encoding ABC transporter substrate-binding protein — MRTSRTTVQTRRAGIIAAVVAVGLLATGCGGTDGEAAGGTEGSATEGTVTWWGWTPDAPNAEKLIAAFNEEYPDIEVTFVSRPIDSYDSVLSPALTSSDGPDVFNVAPGSANGGVQTFGAGAIDLTPAVQEALGDGWKDQLAGIGVDGLTVDGKLVGLSAGAVYSGNLWINQDLFDEFGQKPPTTLEEWKSVCEAFEAGGKGCFVQGAGQHAFNMDTFEAIMENIEPGLYQKASLGEASYVDGDSGAKFAQGMEIWKSLFDEGIMQPGATGLQQYPDANNEFFAGNYAMVMMGSWYTQYAVKDSNLAAQEAAGVANPEPMTIIPIDLPDLAGTGNVGSMFGDADYGLAVSARSQNQAAATTFAVWLATSQSGQQAVANTLNNIPALNGITPVWEDIELANPEAQAEVLSAYTEQAASGTEPRFATVSAELNSGFRDTLGEVAEGRMSIADAQAHLQSIIDAQ, encoded by the coding sequence ATGCGAACCTCAAGGACGACGGTTCAGACGCGGAGGGCGGGCATCATCGCGGCAGTCGTCGCGGTCGGCCTCCTCGCCACGGGATGCGGGGGCACGGACGGCGAAGCCGCCGGCGGTACGGAGGGCAGCGCCACCGAGGGCACGGTGACGTGGTGGGGCTGGACCCCGGACGCCCCCAACGCGGAGAAGCTGATCGCGGCGTTCAACGAGGAGTACCCCGACATCGAGGTCACCTTCGTCTCACGGCCCATCGACAGCTACGACTCGGTCCTCTCCCCGGCGCTGACGTCCTCGGACGGACCCGACGTGTTCAACGTCGCGCCGGGCTCGGCCAACGGTGGCGTCCAGACCTTCGGCGCCGGCGCGATCGACCTGACCCCCGCGGTCCAGGAGGCCCTCGGGGACGGATGGAAGGACCAGCTCGCCGGGATCGGCGTCGACGGTCTGACCGTCGACGGCAAGCTCGTCGGCCTGTCCGCCGGTGCGGTCTACTCCGGCAACCTCTGGATCAACCAGGACCTCTTCGACGAGTTCGGCCAGAAGCCGCCGACCACGCTCGAGGAGTGGAAGTCCGTGTGCGAGGCCTTCGAGGCGGGCGGCAAGGGCTGCTTCGTGCAGGGCGCCGGCCAGCACGCGTTCAACATGGACACCTTCGAGGCGATCATGGAGAACATCGAGCCCGGCCTCTACCAGAAGGCGTCGCTCGGCGAGGCCTCGTACGTCGACGGCGACTCGGGCGCCAAGTTCGCCCAGGGCATGGAGATCTGGAAGTCGCTGTTCGACGAGGGCATCATGCAGCCCGGGGCCACGGGCCTCCAGCAGTACCCCGACGCGAACAACGAGTTCTTCGCCGGCAACTACGCCATGGTGATGATGGGCTCCTGGTACACCCAGTACGCCGTCAAGGACTCCAACCTCGCGGCGCAGGAGGCCGCGGGCGTCGCGAACCCCGAGCCGATGACGATCATCCCGATCGACCTTCCGGACCTCGCCGGCACCGGCAACGTCGGGAGCATGTTCGGTGACGCGGACTACGGCCTCGCCGTCTCGGCGCGCTCGCAGAACCAGGCCGCCGCCACGACGTTCGCCGTCTGGCTCGCCACCTCGCAGAGCGGGCAGCAGGCCGTCGCCAACACGCTCAACAACATCCCGGCGCTCAACGGCATCACGCCGGTCTGGGAGGACATCGAGCTGGCCAACCCCGAGGCCCAGGCCGAGGTGCTGTCGGCATACACGGAGCAGGCCGCCTCGGGCACCGAGCCGCGGTTCGCGACCGTCTCCGCCGAGCTGAACTCCGGCTTCCGCGACACGCTCGGCGAGGTCGCCGAGGGACGCATGAGCATCGCGGACGCGCAGGCTCACCTGCAGTCGATCATCGACGCGCAGTGA
- a CDS encoding LacI family DNA-binding transcriptional regulator translates to MGPASRKGSKERRGVTIAKVAQAAGVSVPTVSKVLNGRPGVSAATRRQVEQVLDEQGYEQRRTHPGSGSALVDLVLYSLDTQWATTLLRGAQAEVARLGLDLVVTTTSTPASGRTWLDHLSRRGSEGVILVAAQVHDVAERELSRLRMPVVLLDPIGAALPSLPTVAATNWAGGRDATAHLIGLGHTRIAFITGPLRDESHRDRLDGYRSALQRHGLRADPTLVRHGDSLVSGGIEHGTALLSLPDRPTAIVSGSDEQAYGVYLAAAELGLSVPRDVSVVGFDDVDLCQWVTPALTTVRQPLVEMGREAARIVIEMSRSDLRPAPRTELATSLVVRRSTDVPRA, encoded by the coding sequence ATGGGGCCCGCGTCCCGCAAGGGCTCGAAGGAGCGGCGCGGCGTGACCATCGCCAAGGTGGCGCAGGCAGCCGGCGTCTCCGTGCCGACCGTGTCCAAGGTGCTCAACGGGCGCCCCGGCGTCTCGGCGGCGACCCGCCGGCAGGTGGAGCAGGTACTCGACGAGCAGGGCTACGAACAGCGACGCACCCATCCCGGGTCCGGCAGCGCCCTGGTCGACCTCGTCCTGTACTCGCTCGACACCCAGTGGGCGACCACGCTCCTGCGCGGCGCCCAGGCGGAGGTCGCGCGGCTCGGGCTCGATCTCGTCGTGACGACGACGTCGACGCCCGCGAGCGGGCGCACGTGGCTCGACCATCTGTCGCGCCGCGGCTCGGAAGGCGTCATCCTCGTCGCCGCCCAGGTGCACGACGTCGCCGAGCGCGAGCTCTCGCGACTGCGCATGCCCGTCGTGCTGCTGGACCCCATCGGCGCAGCACTGCCCTCGCTGCCCACCGTCGCCGCCACCAACTGGGCCGGTGGGCGCGACGCCACGGCACACCTCATCGGCCTGGGCCACACGCGGATCGCCTTCATCACCGGGCCGTTGCGTGACGAGTCCCACCGCGACCGTCTCGACGGCTACCGCAGCGCCCTGCAGCGCCACGGCCTGCGGGCCGACCCCACGCTGGTCCGGCACGGCGACTCGCTGGTCAGCGGCGGGATCGAGCACGGCACCGCGCTGCTGAGCCTGCCGGACCGCCCCACCGCGATCGTCTCGGGCTCCGACGAGCAGGCCTACGGCGTCTACCTCGCCGCCGCCGAGCTGGGCCTGAGCGTGCCCCGGGACGTCTCCGTGGTCGGGTTCGACGACGTCGACCTGTGCCAGTGGGTGACGCCGGCGTTGACGACGGTGCGCCAGCCGCTGGTGGAGATGGGGCGCGAGGCCGCCCGCATCGTCATCGAGATGTCCCGGTCCGACCTGCGCCCGGCACCTCGCACCGAGCTGGCGACGTCCTTGGTGGTCCGCAGATCGACCGACGTGCCGCGCGCCTGA
- a CDS encoding endo-1,4-beta-xylanase yields MDNVARITADPRFAHRHTQSTVTVTDAAGTPLADREVVVEQTTHAFLFGNVGFDFVGLANGEDTTPLYSPFGGASVEAARHLEPLWFDLFNQVTLPFYWRGFEPEAGRPDTTRLRRTAEWFAARGAATKGHPLLWHTMAPTWLLGMDDAELERTIRARIAREVTQLADVVPTWDAINEAVILPVFDREENAVTRLAQRRGRVEMVRLAFEAAREANPAVTLLLNDFNLSPAYERLIEDVLDAGVQIDVLGLQSHMHQGYRGEEFFADVLTRFERFGLPLHFTENTLLSGDVMPAEVTDLNDYVVDSWPSTPQGEERQAEEIVRHYTQLVAHPSVECVNYWGITDEGAWLGAPCGLVRADGTPKPAYDALRGLVKGAWWLAPTTVRTDDAGRVVVDAFAGDYRLTVAGAAVDVTLPAGEQALTVTA; encoded by the coding sequence ATGGACAACGTCGCCCGCATCACTGCCGACCCGCGCTTCGCCCACCGCCACACGCAGAGCACCGTGACCGTCACCGACGCCGCCGGGACTCCCCTGGCCGACCGCGAGGTCGTCGTCGAACAGACCACGCACGCGTTCCTGTTCGGCAACGTCGGCTTCGACTTCGTCGGACTCGCCAACGGCGAGGACACGACGCCGCTCTACTCCCCCTTCGGCGGCGCCTCCGTCGAGGCCGCCCGGCACCTCGAGCCCCTCTGGTTCGACCTCTTCAACCAGGTCACGCTCCCGTTCTACTGGCGGGGCTTCGAGCCCGAGGCAGGCCGTCCCGACACCACGCGCCTGCGGCGCACCGCCGAGTGGTTCGCCGCACGCGGCGCCGCGACCAAGGGCCACCCGCTGCTGTGGCACACCATGGCCCCGACGTGGCTCCTCGGCATGGACGACGCGGAGCTCGAGCGCACCATCCGCGCCCGCATCGCACGCGAGGTCACGCAGCTCGCCGACGTCGTCCCCACCTGGGACGCCATCAACGAGGCCGTCATCCTGCCGGTGTTCGACCGCGAGGAGAACGCCGTGACCCGGCTCGCCCAGCGGCGCGGGCGCGTCGAGATGGTCCGCCTCGCCTTCGAGGCCGCGCGCGAGGCGAACCCCGCCGTGACGCTGCTGCTCAACGACTTCAACCTCTCCCCCGCCTACGAGCGGCTCATCGAGGACGTCCTCGACGCGGGCGTGCAGATCGACGTGCTCGGACTGCAGTCCCACATGCACCAGGGCTACCGCGGCGAGGAGTTCTTCGCGGACGTGCTCACCCGCTTCGAGCGGTTCGGCCTGCCCCTGCACTTCACCGAGAACACGCTGCTCTCGGGGGACGTCATGCCGGCGGAGGTCACCGACCTCAACGACTACGTCGTCGACTCCTGGCCGTCCACGCCGCAGGGTGAGGAGCGCCAGGCCGAGGAGATCGTGCGGCACTACACCCAGCTCGTCGCGCACCCCTCGGTCGAGTGCGTCAACTACTGGGGCATCACGGACGAGGGCGCGTGGCTCGGCGCCCCGTGCGGGCTCGTCCGCGCCGACGGCACCCCCAAGCCCGCTTACGACGCGCTGCGCGGCCTCGTCAAGGGTGCCTGGTGGCTTGCGCCGACGACGGTGCGCACCGACGACGCCGGCCGCGTCGTCGTCGACGCCTTCGCGGGCGACTACCGCCTCACCGTCGCCGGCGCCGCCGTCGACGTGACCCTGCCGGCCGGCGAGCAGGCGCTCACCGTGACCGCCTGA
- a CDS encoding right-handed parallel beta-helix repeat-containing protein, whose product MGIIHVAVTGDDTHRGDEGAPLRTINAAAAKAMPGDTVRVHEGVYREWVRPVRGGLSDTRRITFEAAGDHVVVTGAEPVTGWTRTADGTWRVEVPHALFGGFNPFAEELWGDWLVPGQYGGRPTRGDVYLDGVSLTQVYDVESVAHPERRESVVDGWTRTTQAVEDPAWSQAVWYAEVGDDVTTIWANFLDADPNAALTEVNVRPAVFYPEQHHLDWITVRGFELAQAASPWTPPTADQPGLIGPNWAKGWVIEDNVIHDAKCSGVSLGKEISTGHNFAAVRGDKPGYQYQLESVFTALEQGWSKDRIGSHVVRRNHIYDCGQNGVVGHLGAVFSTIEDNHIHHIGTKREFYGFEIAGIKLHAAIDVQLLGNRIDHCTLGTWLDWQTQGTRVARNVYHANTRDLFVEVSHGPYLVDHNVFASPVAIENFAQGGAYVNNLVGGVVRCGQVIDRATQYHRPHSTAVAGFANILGGDDRWIGNLFTGADVAGALLPGAIWLDAAPAASGTSAYEGCPVGWEGYLEAVNAAEGDHERFGTQRQGVYIHHNVYANGSRPFSGETGARTVSGAVEAAVVEDGDGVWLETTLPADLTDGHVGLVTAADLPRVRFADADFENPDGTPVAADVDLLGVCKASGIMYPAGPLADLPLGRARTRLR is encoded by the coding sequence ATGGGCATCATCCACGTCGCCGTGACCGGCGACGACACCCACCGCGGCGACGAGGGCGCGCCGCTGCGCACCATCAACGCCGCCGCCGCGAAGGCGATGCCGGGCGACACCGTGCGCGTGCACGAGGGCGTCTACCGCGAGTGGGTCCGCCCGGTGCGCGGCGGCCTGAGCGACACGCGCCGCATCACGTTCGAGGCCGCGGGCGACCACGTGGTGGTCACGGGCGCCGAGCCCGTGACCGGCTGGACGCGCACGGCGGACGGCACCTGGCGGGTCGAGGTGCCACACGCCCTGTTCGGCGGCTTCAACCCGTTCGCCGAGGAGCTGTGGGGCGACTGGCTCGTCCCGGGGCAGTACGGCGGCAGGCCCACCCGGGGCGACGTGTACCTCGACGGCGTCTCCCTGACCCAGGTGTACGACGTCGAGTCCGTCGCGCACCCCGAGCGGCGCGAGTCCGTCGTCGACGGCTGGACCAGGACCACGCAGGCGGTCGAGGACCCGGCGTGGTCGCAGGCGGTCTGGTACGCCGAGGTGGGCGACGACGTCACCACGATCTGGGCGAACTTCCTCGATGCCGACCCGAACGCCGCGCTGACCGAGGTCAACGTGCGCCCCGCGGTGTTCTACCCCGAGCAGCACCACCTCGACTGGATCACGGTGCGCGGCTTCGAGCTGGCACAGGCGGCGTCGCCCTGGACCCCGCCCACCGCCGACCAGCCCGGCCTCATCGGGCCGAACTGGGCCAAGGGCTGGGTCATCGAGGACAACGTCATCCACGACGCGAAGTGCTCGGGGGTCTCGCTCGGCAAGGAGATCTCCACCGGTCACAACTTCGCGGCGGTCCGCGGTGACAAGCCGGGCTACCAGTACCAGCTCGAGTCGGTGTTCACGGCGCTGGAGCAGGGCTGGTCCAAGGACCGCATCGGCTCGCACGTCGTGCGCCGCAACCACATCTACGACTGCGGGCAGAACGGCGTCGTCGGCCACCTGGGCGCGGTGTTCTCGACCATCGAGGACAACCACATCCATCACATCGGCACCAAGCGCGAGTTCTACGGCTTCGAGATCGCCGGCATCAAGCTGCACGCCGCGATCGACGTGCAGCTCCTCGGCAACCGGATCGACCACTGCACGCTCGGCACCTGGCTCGACTGGCAGACCCAGGGCACCCGCGTGGCCCGCAACGTCTACCACGCCAACACGCGCGACCTCTTCGTCGAGGTCTCGCACGGCCCCTACCTGGTCGACCACAACGTGTTCGCCTCACCTGTCGCGATCGAGAACTTCGCGCAGGGCGGCGCGTACGTGAACAACCTCGTCGGCGGCGTCGTGCGCTGCGGGCAGGTCATCGACCGGGCCACGCAGTACCACCGGCCGCACTCGACGGCGGTGGCCGGGTTCGCGAACATCCTCGGCGGCGACGACCGCTGGATCGGCAACCTGTTCACCGGCGCCGACGTCGCCGGCGCGCTGCTGCCCGGCGCGATCTGGCTCGACGCCGCCCCGGCGGCGTCGGGCACCTCCGCCTACGAGGGGTGCCCCGTCGGCTGGGAGGGCTACCTGGAGGCCGTCAACGCCGCCGAGGGCGACCACGAGCGCTTCGGCACCCAGCGGCAGGGCGTCTACATCCACCACAACGTCTACGCGAACGGCAGCCGGCCGTTCTCGGGCGAGACGGGCGCCCGGACCGTGAGCGGCGCCGTCGAGGCCGCCGTCGTCGAGGACGGCGACGGCGTGTGGCTGGAGACGACGCTCCCCGCCGACCTCACGGACGGCCATGTGGGCCTGGTCACGGCGGCCGACCTGCCCCGCGTCCGCTTCGCCGACGCCGACTTCGAGAATCCCGACGGCACCCCCGTGGCCGCGGACGTCGACCTCCTGGGCGTGTGCAAGGCCTCGGGCATCATGTACCCGGCGGGCCCGCTCGCCGACCTGCCCCTCGGCAGGGCACGCACCAGGCTGCGCTGA
- a CDS encoding alpha/beta fold hydrolase, whose translation MTSPGTRRGWSPDTLLAGYESCTLPGWVPAPGGPSARAVAAGGAAPLLTLVRPPRAPEAPRGVVVHLHGYNDYFFATHLADAFVDAGWAFLALDARRAGRSLRPGDLPHYQGDLREQASDLSRAVAVARRTWPGLPVVVHAHSTGGLVAALWAHAHRARRGADAVVLDSPFLSSERSWVRPLEDGALRALARRRPMQVVASRPSWYAGRMAERWDFDTSLKRPQGVPARAGWLAAVRAGQARVARGLRIRVPVLVARAARSGADVVDGADLDTADTVLDVTTIAALVPRLGADVREVVVDGGVHDLALSRAEPRTAYLSAVRDFLAGVR comes from the coding sequence ATGACGTCACCCGGCACGCGGCGCGGCTGGTCGCCCGACACGCTGCTGGCCGGGTACGAGTCGTGCACGCTGCCGGGGTGGGTACCGGCGCCCGGGGGGCCGTCCGCGCGAGCCGTCGCGGCCGGTGGTGCGGCACCCCTGCTCACCCTGGTGCGGCCGCCCCGGGCCCCGGAGGCGCCGCGGGGCGTCGTGGTGCACCTGCACGGCTACAACGACTACTTCTTCGCGACGCACCTGGCCGACGCGTTCGTCGACGCCGGGTGGGCGTTCCTCGCGCTGGACGCGCGCCGCGCCGGCCGGTCGCTGCGCCCCGGCGACCTGCCCCACTACCAGGGTGACCTGCGCGAGCAGGCGTCGGACCTGAGCCGCGCGGTCGCGGTCGCGCGCCGGACGTGGCCGGGGTTGCCGGTCGTCGTGCACGCGCACTCCACCGGCGGGCTGGTCGCCGCGCTGTGGGCGCACGCGCACCGAGCGCGTCGGGGCGCGGACGCGGTGGTGCTCGACAGCCCGTTCCTGTCGTCCGAGCGCTCGTGGGTGCGGCCGCTGGAGGACGGCGCGCTGCGGGCCCTCGCACGGCGGCGTCCCATGCAGGTCGTGGCCTCCCGGCCGTCGTGGTACGCCGGGCGGATGGCCGAGCGGTGGGACTTCGACACGTCGCTCAAGCGCCCGCAGGGGGTACCCGCGCGTGCGGGCTGGCTCGCGGCCGTCCGGGCGGGGCAGGCGCGCGTCGCGCGCGGGCTGCGGATCCGGGTGCCGGTGCTCGTCGCCCGGGCCGCACGCTCGGGCGCCGACGTGGTGGACGGCGCGGACCTCGACACGGCCGACACGGTGCTCGACGTCACGACGATCGCGGCGCTCGTACCCCGCCTCGGTGCGGACGTGCGCGAGGTGGTGGTCGACGGCGGCGTCCACGACCTCGCGCTCTCCCGCGCGGAGCCCCGCACCGCGTATCTCAGCGCCGTGCGGGACTTCCTCGCCGGGGTCCGCTGA
- a CDS encoding MFS transporter translates to MGHPAAEVPADTVVEPAPARRQIAAWASWDWGSAAFNAVVTTFVFTTYLTSSVFAEPGQDTVAVTALHSQWLGWGLAAAGILVALTAPAMGALADAGGRRRPILAATSGIVGLCVLALWFVRPEEGGMADAVRLGVILLGIGTIAFEIGSVAYNALMLQISTPRTIGRISGIGWGAGYVGGIVLLLILFFGFIDPEVGWFGVTSEAGMDVRVSMLVAGAWFLLFAVPVLVMVPDRRRAGAAPTRVGLAGAYVAVGRHIAELWRERRATLRFLVASAVFRDGLTGVFTFGGVIAAGSFGFSASDVIMFGIAANVVAGAATIGAGWLDDRYGPRLLVTWSLVVLVIAGTAVFLLHDAGARAFWVGGLVLAACVGPAQSASRGLLARLADPGRETELFGLYATTGRAATFLAPAAFSIAIGLGGAQYWGILGIVAVLVLGLLLFLPVRYPRGRGVEGRRDLLADGA, encoded by the coding sequence ATGGGTCACCCCGCAGCCGAGGTTCCCGCCGACACCGTCGTCGAGCCCGCACCCGCCCGCCGTCAGATCGCCGCGTGGGCGTCGTGGGACTGGGGGTCGGCGGCGTTCAACGCGGTCGTCACGACCTTCGTCTTCACCACGTACCTCACGAGCAGCGTGTTCGCCGAACCCGGCCAGGACACGGTGGCGGTCACCGCCCTGCACAGCCAGTGGCTCGGCTGGGGACTGGCGGCTGCGGGCATCCTCGTCGCGCTGACCGCGCCGGCGATGGGCGCCCTGGCCGACGCCGGGGGGCGTCGCCGCCCGATCCTGGCGGCCACGTCCGGGATCGTCGGGCTGTGCGTGCTGGCCCTGTGGTTCGTCCGCCCCGAGGAGGGCGGCATGGCCGACGCCGTCCGGCTCGGCGTGATCCTGCTCGGCATCGGCACGATCGCCTTCGAGATCGGGTCGGTCGCGTACAACGCGCTGATGCTGCAGATCAGCACGCCGCGGACCATCGGGCGGATCAGCGGCATCGGGTGGGGCGCCGGGTACGTCGGCGGGATCGTGCTCCTGCTCATCCTCTTCTTCGGGTTCATCGACCCCGAGGTCGGCTGGTTCGGCGTCACGTCCGAGGCCGGCATGGACGTCCGGGTGTCGATGCTGGTGGCCGGCGCGTGGTTCCTCCTCTTCGCCGTGCCCGTGCTCGTCATGGTGCCGGACCGCCGCCGTGCCGGTGCGGCGCCCACCCGCGTCGGCCTCGCGGGCGCGTACGTCGCGGTCGGCCGACACATCGCGGAGCTGTGGCGCGAGCGCCGCGCGACCCTGCGCTTCCTCGTCGCGTCCGCGGTGTTCCGTGACGGGCTCACGGGCGTGTTCACGTTCGGCGGCGTGATCGCGGCCGGGTCGTTCGGGTTCTCCGCGAGCGACGTCATCATGTTCGGCATCGCCGCGAACGTCGTCGCCGGTGCCGCGACCATCGGTGCGGGCTGGCTCGACGACCGGTACGGGCCGCGGCTGCTGGTCACGTGGTCGCTCGTGGTGCTCGTCATCGCCGGCACGGCCGTCTTCCTCCTGCACGACGCGGGGGCGCGGGCCTTCTGGGTCGGCGGACTGGTGCTCGCGGCGTGCGTCGGGCCCGCGCAGTCCGCGTCGCGCGGCCTGCTGGCACGGCTGGCCGACCCCGGCCGGGAGACCGAGCTGTTCGGCCTGTACGCCACGACCGGGCGCGCGGCGACGTTCCTGGCGCCCGCCGCGTTCTCGATCGCGATCGGCCTGGGCGGCGCGCAGTACTGGGGGATCCTCGGGATCGTCGCGGTGCTGGTGCTCGGCCTGCTGCTCTTCCTGCCGGTGCGGTACCCGCGCGGCCGCGGCGTCGAGGGACGGCGCGACCTGCTCGCGGACGGCGCATGA
- a CDS encoding amidohydrolase family protein produces the protein MPPASSAPAPRDLLLTGARVWSAPDAPVGEPGVLLVRDGVVRQVGGDVPPDAGLPHVDVGGRVVTAGYTNSHIHLSERVWARARTAPAAALQAEIDDMLLSRGFTTALDLGSDPRHTLPVVQRIASGDLRGPEILVTGATLMPRRGLPFYVRETMPWYARRWIPTPASAAAARRAVAVRHRRGVVLTKLFTGSLVERDRVLAMDVDIARAAVEESHRRGLLVLAHPTDREGTAVALRAGVDALAHVPSVAGGTADLLREAADRGTRLIPTLHMFAAMVSPEDGFMEPVRDGLRVFLAAGGRVLFGTDVGYLTDRDVRPELEAMAACGMTTADVLRSLTTEPAAFLDRPDAGEVRPGARGDLTVLTHTVPDLAAGDLADVDLVVRAGQVVHQAPAFCDEPPVTGVR, from the coding sequence ATGCCGCCGGCCTCGAGCGCGCCCGCCCCCCGCGACCTGCTGCTGACGGGCGCGCGCGTGTGGTCGGCACCCGATGCCCCCGTCGGGGAGCCGGGTGTCCTGCTGGTGCGCGACGGGGTCGTGCGGCAGGTCGGTGGCGACGTCCCGCCCGACGCCGGCCTGCCCCACGTCGACGTGGGCGGCCGGGTCGTGACCGCCGGGTACACCAACAGCCACATCCACCTGAGCGAGCGGGTGTGGGCCCGCGCCCGCACCGCACCGGCTGCCGCGCTGCAGGCCGAGATCGACGACATGCTGCTGAGCCGCGGGTTCACGACCGCGCTCGACCTCGGTTCGGACCCGCGGCACACGCTGCCCGTCGTCCAGCGCATCGCGTCCGGAGACCTGCGCGGACCGGAGATCCTCGTCACCGGGGCCACGCTCATGCCGCGGCGCGGACTGCCCTTCTACGTCCGGGAGACGATGCCGTGGTACGCGCGCCGCTGGATCCCGACGCCCGCGAGCGCCGCAGCCGCACGTCGCGCCGTCGCCGTGCGGCACCGCCGTGGCGTCGTCCTGACCAAGCTGTTCACCGGTTCGCTCGTCGAGCGGGACCGGGTCCTCGCGATGGACGTGGACATCGCTCGCGCTGCCGTCGAGGAGTCCCACCGCCGAGGCCTGCTGGTCCTGGCCCACCCGACCGATCGGGAGGGCACCGCCGTGGCGCTCCGTGCGGGCGTCGACGCGCTCGCGCACGTCCCCTCGGTGGCCGGCGGCACCGCCGACCTGCTGCGGGAGGCCGCGGACCGGGGGACCCGGCTGATCCCCACGCTGCACATGTTCGCCGCCATGGTCAGCCCGGAGGACGGCTTCATGGAGCCGGTCCGCGACGGGCTGCGCGTGTTCCTCGCCGCGGGGGGCCGCGTCCTGTTCGGCACGGACGTCGGCTACCTCACCGACCGGGACGTCCGCCCGGAGCTCGAGGCGATGGCGGCCTGCGGCATGACGACGGCCGACGTGCTGCGCTCGCTGACCACCGAGCCGGCCGCGTTCCTCGACCGCCCGGACGCGGGCGAGGTGCGGCCCGGTGCGCGGGGCGACCTCACGGTGCTGACGCACACCGTCCCCGACCTGGCCGCAGGCGACCTGGCCGACGTCGACCTCGTCGTGCGCGCGGGACAGGTCGTCCACCAGGCTCCCGCGTTCTGCGACGAGCCCCCGGTCACCGGAGTCCGGTGA
- a CDS encoding SDR family oxidoreductase yields MTMLVTGGTGNLGGHVLPLLHAAGVRPRVLSRRARTDTAQAAYVVGDTVTGDGLDTATAGVTTVLHMAGGRGDDRAAAQVATAARRAGVEHLVLVSVTGADRLPVGYYRAKAAAERAVQRSGVPFTVVRPAQFHDFVLRTLGRFAAWPVVPAPRAMWAEPVEVAAVARRLVEVALAPPQGRVPDVVGPQVLSAEQLLRTLLQARGRDVPVVRVPVPGPVGRACRERVNLAGPGALRTGGTWEQFVAGA; encoded by the coding sequence ATGACCATGCTCGTCACCGGCGGCACCGGGAACCTCGGCGGCCACGTGCTGCCGCTGCTGCACGCCGCCGGGGTGCGTCCGCGGGTCCTCAGCCGACGTGCCCGGACGGACACCGCGCAGGCCGCGTACGTCGTGGGGGACACGGTCACGGGCGACGGCCTCGACACCGCGACGGCCGGGGTCACGACCGTGCTCCACATGGCCGGCGGCCGCGGCGACGACCGGGCGGCGGCGCAGGTGGCCACCGCGGCGCGGAGAGCAGGCGTGGAGCACCTCGTCCTCGTGTCGGTCACGGGCGCCGACCGGCTGCCCGTCGGCTACTACCGCGCCAAGGCTGCCGCCGAGCGCGCCGTGCAGCGGTCGGGCGTCCCGTTCACCGTGGTGCGCCCGGCGCAGTTCCACGACTTCGTGCTCCGCACGCTGGGGCGGTTCGCGGCCTGGCCCGTCGTGCCCGCGCCCCGGGCCATGTGGGCGGAGCCGGTCGAGGTCGCGGCGGTGGCGCGCCGGCTCGTCGAGGTCGCGCTCGCGCCGCCGCAGGGGCGGGTCCCGGACGTCGTCGGGCCGCAGGTGCTCTCCGCCGAGCAGCTCCTGCGCACCCTGCTGCAGGCCCGCGGCCGGGACGTGCCGGTCGTCCGGGTCCCGGTGCCCGGGCCCGTCGGGCGGGCGTGCCGGGAGCGCGTCAACCTCGCCGGTCCCGGCGCCCTGCGCACCGGCGGGACATGGGAGCAGTTCGTCGCGGGGGCGTGA
- a CDS encoding class I SAM-dependent methyltransferase, protein MPATCRHPVFARVYARASRTLDAQGVAAHRRRILARLQGTVVEVGAGDGANFPHYPAGVTSVLAVEPEPYLRGRATRRAADAAVPVRVVDAVAERLPLADSSVDVVVASLVLCSVRDVPAALGEAFRVLRPGGELRFYEHVAAHTPTLRRVQRVVDATLWPFLSGGCHTGRDTVGAITSAGFVVDDVERFMFPPGRTQPASPHVLGRATRPAG, encoded by the coding sequence GTGCCGGCCACCTGTCGCCACCCGGTCTTCGCGCGGGTCTACGCCCGCGCGTCGCGGACGCTCGACGCCCAGGGCGTCGCCGCGCACCGGCGGCGCATCCTCGCGCGGCTGCAGGGCACGGTCGTCGAGGTGGGGGCCGGGGACGGCGCGAACTTCCCGCACTACCCCGCCGGCGTCACGTCGGTGCTGGCGGTCGAGCCGGAGCCCTACCTGCGGGGACGGGCCACGCGCCGGGCCGCGGACGCCGCCGTCCCCGTGCGGGTCGTCGATGCCGTCGCCGAGCGGCTCCCCCTCGCGGACTCGTCGGTGGACGTCGTGGTCGCCTCGCTCGTGCTGTGCTCGGTGCGCGACGTCCCCGCGGCGCTCGGCGAGGCCTTCCGGGTGCTGCGGCCGGGTGGCGAGCTGCGGTTCTACGAGCACGTGGCGGCACACACCCCGACCCTGCGGCGCGTCCAGCGCGTCGTCGACGCGACCCTGTGGCCGTTCCTCAGCGGCGGCTGCCACACCGGGAGGGACACGGTGGGGGCGATCACGTCCGCGGGGTTCGTCGTCGACGACGTCGAGCGGTTCATGTTCCCACCGGGCCGCACGCAGCCGGCGTCCCCGCACGTGCTCGGCCGTGCCACGCGCCCGGCCGGGTGA